The Neisseria subflava genomic interval CTCAGGCGCGGGCGGAGGGTTTGTTGACGGTGGCGCATGCCGGAGAAGAAGGCCCACCGGAATATGTTTACGAGGCTTTGGACTTGCTGCATGTCCGCCGTATCGATCATGGCGTACGGGCGGAAGAAGATGAGGCCTTGATGGCGCGTTTGATTGCAGAGCAAATACCGTTGACCGTTTGCCCGTTGAGTAATTTAAAATTGAAAGTATTTCCGGAGATGGCAAAACACAATTTGCGCCGTATGTTGCAACGCGGCGTGTTAGTAACCGTCAATTCCGATGATCCGGCGTATTTTGGCGGCTATATGAACCGCAATTTTGAAGCGCTTGCCGAGGCTTTGGATTTGAGTGCGGAAGAAATCAAAAACTTGTGCGCTAATTCGTTCCGCGCTTCATTTTTGAGCGAGGCGGAAAAGGAAGAATGGATACGGAAGATTGAAAGTTTTAATGTTGAATAACGATAAAAGGCCGTCTGAAAGTTTCAGACGGCCTTTGTTGATGGCGGTTAATAGTCGACTTCGATTTTAGGCGTTTCCTGCGCGGCTTTGTATTCTTCTTCCAATTCAAAGCGCAGCGGATACAAATTCAATTTTTCCATCAGCAGACGGTCGCCGTCTTCGTCCGGATTGCCCGTAGTCAGCAGCTTGTCGCCGTAGAAAATCGAGTTTGCGCCAGCCATGAAACACATAGCCTGCATGGATTCCGGCATATTGCTGCGGCCTGCGGACAGGCGGACGTAGCTGTGCGGCATAGTAATCCGTGCCACGGCGATGGTGCGCACGAACTCCGTCCAGTCTAAATCTTCGGCATCGGCAAGCGGCGTGCCTTCCACTTTGACCAACTGGTTAATCGGTACGCTTTCGGGCTGCGGGTCGAGGTTGGCGAGGCTGGCAATCAGTCCGGCACGCTCGGCGCGGGTCTCGTTCATGCCGACGATGCCGCCGCAGCAGACTTTTAAACCGGCGTTGCGAACTTTGCCCAAGGTGTCCATGCGGTCTTCGTGTTTGCGGGTGTGGATGATGTCGTTGTAGCGTTCGGGGTCGGTGTCGAGGTTGTGGTTGTAGTAGTCCAGGCCGGCTTTTTTGAAGTCTTCAGCCATGCCGTCTTCGAGCATGCCGAAGGTGCCGCACACTTCCATGCCCAAGCCCTTCACCGCGCTGATGATTTCGGAAACGACGGCCACGTCTTTGGGTTTGGGGCCGCGCCATGCTGCGCCCATACAGAAACGGCTGGCACCGCGCGATTGGGCAATTTTGGCTTTTTCGACGATTTCGTCCACATCCATCATCTGCTCTTTGCCCAGATTGGTGTTGTGGTGTGCCGATTGCGGGCAGTAGGCACAGTCTTCGGGACAACCGCCGGTTTTGATGGAGAGCAGGGTGGAAAGTTGGATTTCGCGCGGGTTGAAGTTTTGGCGGTGGATTTCGGCGGCTTGGAAAACGAGGTCGAGGAAAGGCAGTCCAAACAAAGCCTCGACATCGCATTTTTTCCAATAACGCGCAGTCGGATGCGGCTTGCGCTCGGTTTGACGGCGCAAGGCTACGGGAGATACGGTCATAGTGTGTTCTTTCGTGTTTACAGCGACGCAGTGTCGCTGACGGCTTGACTACCGGCGCAATGACGGCAGCAGCAGGTTTGAAATCAATATAAAAGGCCGTCTGAAACGGCGCAGCAAGTGTAACGCTTTTGATAATGTAGAGCAAATGTTTCAGACGGCCTGAAATATGGTCTGCCCGGGTTTGCTATAATCGCATTTTTAATTTTTCCGTTTTCTTATGAACGCGCCCAAAGCCTTCGCCGTACTCGGCCCGACCGCCGGCGGTAAAACCGCACTGGCCTTAAATATTGCCCAATCGTTGCCGGTGGAAATCATCAGTTTGGATTCCGCGCTGGTGTATCGCGGCATGGACATCGGTACAGCCAAGCCGACTGCCGAAGAGCTTGCCGCCGTACCGCATCATTTGATTGATATTATCTCGCCGCTGGAAAGTTACAGTGCGGCGGATTTTGTCGGCGATTGCGTGCGTTTGGTGAACGAAATACATGCACGCGGACGCTATCCGCTGATTGTCGGCGGCACGATGATGTATTTCCACGCGCTGACGGAAGGTTTGAACGATTTACCTAGTGCAGATGCGGCGGTGCGCGCACAACTTCAGGCAGAAAAAAACGAACACGGTCTGGCAGGCCTGTATCGCTGTTTGCAGGAAGTTGACCCGATGACGGCAGGCCGTCTGAAAGCCAACGACAGCCAACGTATTGAACGCGCTTTGGAAGTTTACCTTCTGACCGGTAAGCCTTTGAGCGAACATTTCACAGAGCAGAAGCAGGCCGCGCCTTTATTGGATTTATGCACGGTTGCCCTGATTCCCGAAGACCGTCATTTGTTACACCGACAAATCGAAAAACGCTTTTTAAATATGCTGGAACACGGTTTCCTAGATGAAATGCACGCTTTACGCCGCGATTATCCGCAGCTGCATGCCGATATGCCGTCTATGCGCTGCGTGGGCTACCGTCAGGCTTGGGATTATCTCGAAGGCGAAACCGATTATGATACCTTTGTCGAAAAAGGCATTGTCGCCACACGCCAGCTTGCCAAACGCCAGTTGACCTGGTTGC includes:
- the bioB gene encoding biotin synthase BioB, producing MTVSPVALRRQTERKPHPTARYWKKCDVEALFGLPFLDLVFQAAEIHRQNFNPREIQLSTLLSIKTGGCPEDCAYCPQSAHHNTNLGKEQMMDVDEIVEKAKIAQSRGASRFCMGAAWRGPKPKDVAVVSEIISAVKGLGMEVCGTFGMLEDGMAEDFKKAGLDYYNHNLDTDPERYNDIIHTRKHEDRMDTLGKVRNAGLKVCCGGIVGMNETRAERAGLIASLANLDPQPESVPINQLVKVEGTPLADAEDLDWTEFVRTIAVARITMPHSYVRLSAGRSNMPESMQAMCFMAGANSIFYGDKLLTTGNPDEDGDRLLMEKLNLYPLRFELEEEYKAAQETPKIEVDY
- the miaA gene encoding tRNA (adenosine(37)-N6)-dimethylallyltransferase MiaA: MNAPKAFAVLGPTAGGKTALALNIAQSLPVEIISLDSALVYRGMDIGTAKPTAEELAAVPHHLIDIISPLESYSAADFVGDCVRLVNEIHARGRYPLIVGGTMMYFHALTEGLNDLPSADAAVRAQLQAEKNEHGLAGLYRCLQEVDPMTAGRLKANDSQRIERALEVYLLTGKPLSEHFTEQKQAAPLLDLCTVALIPEDRHLLHRQIEKRFLNMLEHGFLDEMHALRRDYPQLHADMPSMRCVGYRQAWDYLEGETDYDTFVEKGIVATRQLAKRQLTWLRKIPLAHTLDPYADSDYVQAVLALARQHFQE